The sequence below is a genomic window from Agrobacterium tumefaciens.
TGATCTGGATCGTTTCGCTGGCAATGGTAGCGCCCTGATCCGGCGCAACTGTGGTGGTGCCCAGCACCATACGCACCTGCTCGAAAGGCACGAACAGTTCTTCGGCAACGATCTGCGCCAATGATGTGCGGATACCCGTTCCGAGGTCTACATGGCCGTTAAAGGCCACAACCTGCCCGTCCTTGCCGATGGCCACGAAAAGCTCCGCCTCGTCGCCGGCCGCGGTGTCGGAAACAACAGCAAGCATATCTTCCTGAGCGAAATACTGATGTTTCGGCGCTTCGCGATGTTCACTCATTGCGCTGGTCCCGTTGTTTGTACCGGTTCGCATTCATCTTGCGCCTTCCTGCAAGCGACAGCGCGTCGTGCTGCTGCTAGAATTTCCATGTGCGTGCCACAGCGACACAGATGATGGCGCAATGCCGTGCGGATAGCCTCTTCATCCGGCTGCGCATTGCGCTCGAGTAGGGCAACGATCGCGATAATCATGCCATTGAGGCAGTAACCACACTGCGCGGCGGCCTCATCGATAAACGCCTGCTGCACCGGATGCAGCGCGTCGCCATGCGCAAGCCCTTCAAGCGTGACGACCTCACGAGTACCGACAGCGCCAAGCGGGATGGTGCAGGAACGTACGGCGCGGCCTTCGACCAGAACCGCACACGCGCCGCATTCGCCCAGTCCACATCCATATTTGGGGCCGTTCAGGCCAATGTCGTTGCGCAATATATAAAGCAAAGGCGTCTTCGGGCTGGCGTCAACCCGATATATTTCCCCGTTGACTGAAAGCGAAACCGCAACCACCCGCGTTACTCCCACATCAGTGGCGCGCGCCGGTTCGCGCCCGTTCGCATGATTTTATACAGCTTGGCAACAATCATGGGCACCCCCGTTTTCGGCCGCACACAAACGATGCCCTCGCCTGCTTTCACATTATTACCCACCCGTCACAGCCCGCTCGCGCATGCATCTCAGCGATGTTGGCTTTCCATCATATATAAGCGTATACGCTTTTTATTGCGCCAAAACAAGCGTTGTTGACAATGCTCAAATTGCTTAAATTTCGGGATAAAGCCTATTATTTTGGCGATCTTTAGCGCTGTTTGCCC
It includes:
- a CDS encoding (2Fe-2S)-binding protein — translated: MVAVSLSVNGEIYRVDASPKTPLLYILRNDIGLNGPKYGCGLGECGACAVLVEGRAVRSCTIPLGAVGTREVVTLEGLAHGDALHPVQQAFIDEAAAQCGYCLNGMIIAIVALLERNAQPDEEAIRTALRHHLCRCGTHMEILAAARRAVACRKAQDECEPVQTTGPAQ